A stretch of the Actinotalea sp. JY-7876 genome encodes the following:
- a CDS encoding ABC transporter ATP-binding protein, with amino-acid sequence MPRIGTDRPQLPGDIRTVALEKRYRPTDTVPAMAGVDLDVRAGELVTVVGASGCGKSTLLRIIAGFETATGGSVTVAGEPVTGPGPDRGVVFQDYGLFPWLTVQENVAYGPKQKRYSRDVVAERAERFLATVGLTRFARSYPGELSGGMQQRVAIARVLANDPAVMLMDEPFGALDALTRSTMQVELSRIHRETGTTVLLVTHSIEEAVVLADRVVVMAGGASHGVPGHVREVVPVGLGEDRDVTGPAFNEIKRHIAALVHEGTQAVPAA; translated from the coding sequence ATGCCTCGCATCGGAACCGACCGGCCCCAGCTGCCCGGGGACATCCGCACCGTCGCCCTCGAGAAGCGCTACCGCCCCACCGACACCGTCCCCGCGATGGCCGGCGTCGACCTCGACGTCCGGGCGGGCGAGCTCGTCACCGTCGTCGGCGCGAGCGGCTGCGGCAAGAGCACCCTCCTGCGCATCATCGCCGGGTTCGAGACCGCGACCGGCGGCTCGGTCACCGTCGCGGGCGAGCCGGTCACCGGCCCGGGGCCGGACCGGGGCGTCGTCTTCCAGGACTACGGCCTCTTCCCGTGGCTGACGGTCCAGGAGAACGTCGCGTACGGCCCCAAGCAGAAGCGGTACAGCCGCGACGTCGTCGCCGAGCGTGCCGAGCGCTTCCTGGCGACGGTGGGCCTGACCCGGTTCGCCAGGTCCTACCCCGGCGAGCTCAGCGGCGGCATGCAGCAGCGCGTCGCGATCGCCCGCGTGCTGGCGAACGACCCGGCCGTGATGCTCATGGACGAGCCGTTCGGCGCGCTCGACGCCCTGACGCGCAGCACCATGCAGGTGGAGCTGAGCCGCATCCACCGCGAGACCGGGACGACGGTGCTGCTGGTCACCCACAGCATCGAGGAGGCGGTGGTGCTCGCGGACCGCGTCGTGGTCATGGCGGGCGGCGCCTCGCACGGCGTGCCGGGTCACGTCCGCGAGGTCGTCCCCGTCGGCCTCGGCGAGGACCGGGACGTCACCGGGCCCGCGTTCAACGAGATCAAGCGGCACATCGCGGCCCTGGTCCACGAGGGCACGCAGGCTGTGCCGGCGGCGTGA
- a CDS encoding radical SAM protein, with the protein MSPRTGPGMPLRGGRIHRYVNAFCPLCHEERPDRPLAEVPRLSGWLVERDERIWLERGCATHGLVRTLYDESPEILSYLEQWTAPTKAHTPDVVGNFAPVPAAYAHGLPEMQTQHTCILLEDLLDHCNLKCPTCFAASAPALASVAPLEEVLASIDTRLARENGRIDVLMLSGGEPTLYPWLTELLDAVATRPVVRVLLNTNGLLIARDDALLATLRRHRERVEVYLQFDGVTAQASTHHRGADIRRFKDRALERLSEAGVFTTLTMTAALGVNDDEIGDVVRRGMATPFVGGVTIQPVFGSGRSAGLDPMDRLTHTGVLARLGPQTDGVVTWRDMTALPCSHPHCCSVGYLLRDDAGTWRSLVALIGPQRLKEWLDLEPDVLANRIADDAIPAQLRAAVKGSLLDLLSEQSSLSHPSMATIWRDICTACDLGISTLATLAASRLPGQQDRMRRLLGERVLRVTIKPFMDMNTMIEERLTQCCVHVATVEEESRAHQCAPFCAVQAWAPLSRSRISSAAGVPLAAATAAGSGRATRGTPPERPSRVSLPMVPR; encoded by the coding sequence GTGAGCCCACGCACCGGACCCGGCATGCCACTGCGCGGGGGGCGCATCCACCGCTACGTCAACGCGTTCTGCCCGCTGTGCCACGAGGAGCGACCGGACCGCCCGCTCGCCGAGGTCCCGCGGCTGTCCGGGTGGCTGGTCGAGCGCGACGAGCGCATCTGGCTCGAGCGCGGCTGCGCGACGCACGGCCTGGTCAGGACCCTCTACGACGAGTCGCCCGAGATCCTCAGCTACCTCGAGCAGTGGACGGCGCCGACCAAGGCGCACACGCCCGACGTCGTCGGCAACTTCGCGCCCGTGCCCGCCGCCTACGCACACGGGCTGCCCGAGATGCAGACGCAGCACACCTGCATCCTGCTCGAGGACCTGCTCGACCACTGCAACCTCAAGTGCCCGACCTGCTTCGCCGCGTCGGCGCCCGCGCTGGCGTCGGTCGCGCCGCTCGAGGAGGTGCTGGCGTCGATCGACACGCGCCTGGCGCGCGAGAACGGCCGCATCGACGTCCTCATGCTCAGCGGTGGCGAACCCACCCTCTACCCGTGGCTCACCGAGCTGCTCGACGCGGTCGCGACGCGGCCCGTGGTGCGCGTGCTGCTCAACACGAACGGGCTCCTCATCGCGCGTGACGACGCCCTGCTCGCCACGCTGCGCCGGCACCGCGAGCGCGTGGAGGTGTACCTGCAGTTCGACGGCGTCACGGCGCAGGCCTCGACGCACCACCGCGGCGCCGACATCCGCCGGTTCAAGGACCGGGCGCTCGAGCGGCTGTCCGAGGCCGGGGTGTTCACCACGCTGACGATGACCGCCGCGCTGGGCGTCAACGACGACGAGATCGGCGACGTCGTCCGGCGCGGCATGGCGACGCCCTTCGTCGGCGGCGTGACGATCCAGCCCGTCTTCGGCTCCGGTCGCAGCGCGGGCCTGGACCCGATGGACCGCCTCACGCACACGGGGGTGCTCGCGCGGTTGGGGCCGCAGACCGACGGCGTGGTGACGTGGCGCGACATGACGGCCCTGCCGTGCTCGCACCCGCACTGCTGCTCGGTCGGCTACCTGCTCCGGGACGACGCGGGCACGTGGCGCTCGCTCGTCGCGCTCATCGGTCCGCAGCGGCTCAAGGAGTGGCTCGACCTCGAGCCGGACGTGCTGGCGAACCGCATCGCCGACGACGCCATCCCGGCCCAGCTGCGTGCGGCCGTCAAGGGGTCCCTGCTCGACCTCCTCTCGGAGCAGTCGTCGCTCTCCCACCCGTCGATGGCGACCATCTGGCGCGACATCTGCACCGCGTGCGACCTCGGCATCAGCACCCTCGCGACCCTCGCCGCCTCACGCCTGCCGGGTCAGCAGGACCGGATGCGGCGCCTCCTCGGGGAGCGCGTCCTGCGCGTGACGATCAAGCCGTTCATGGACATGAACACGATGATCGAGGAGCGGCTCACGCAGTGCTGCGTCCACGTCGCGACCGTCGAGGAGGAGTCGCGGGCGCACCAGTGCGCGCCGTTCTGCGCGGTCCAGGCGTGGGCGCCGCTGTCGCGGAGCCGGATCTCGAGCGCCGCGGGCGTGCCCCTCGCCGCCGCGACGGCGGCTGGGTCGGGCCGTGCGACGCGCGGTACACCGCCCGAGCGCCCGTCCCGGGTCTCGCTCCCGATGGTGCCCCGGTGA
- a CDS encoding prolipoprotein diacylglyceryl transferase: MLTMIGPVPTHELFVALGVGVALLILVVEARRRGHTDDRLLVVVTGGLVGGALLMRLGTWLQHVDLRENASLVEQWVHGNRSVLGGLVGAWLGVHVAKRLSGYRVRTGDLFAPAVAGGMAVGRVGCLLTELPGEPTRGAWGVVLDREAAARLGAPAGVPLHPSFAYEIAFHAAAFAVLWFWLRHKPLPPGETFVWYVAAYGIFRFLVEFVRGNEEVWAGLSRGQLFLAVTVPLVLARIVVHARTESGARRPELEEATA, from the coding sequence ATGCTGACGATGATCGGGCCCGTGCCCACGCACGAGCTGTTCGTCGCGCTGGGCGTCGGTGTCGCGCTGCTGATCCTCGTGGTGGAGGCGCGACGGCGCGGGCACACGGACGACCGCCTGCTGGTGGTGGTCACGGGCGGCCTCGTCGGTGGGGCGCTGCTCATGCGGCTGGGCACCTGGCTCCAGCACGTGGACCTGCGCGAGAACGCGTCCCTGGTCGAGCAGTGGGTGCACGGCAACCGGAGCGTGCTCGGTGGCCTCGTCGGCGCGTGGCTCGGTGTGCACGTCGCCAAGCGGCTCAGCGGTTACCGCGTCCGGACGGGTGATCTCTTCGCGCCGGCGGTGGCCGGGGGCATGGCCGTCGGTCGCGTCGGCTGCCTGCTCACCGAGCTGCCCGGGGAGCCGACCCGCGGCGCCTGGGGCGTGGTGCTCGACCGCGAGGCAGCGGCGCGCCTGGGCGCCCCGGCCGGCGTCCCGCTGCACCCGTCCTTCGCCTACGAGATCGCGTTCCACGCGGCGGCCTTCGCCGTCCTGTGGTTCTGGCTGCGGCACAAGCCGCTGCCGCCGGGGGAGACCTTCGTCTGGTACGTCGCCGCCTACGGGATCTTCCGCTTCCTCGTCGAGTTCGTCCGGGGCAACGAGGAGGTGTGGGCGGGCCTGTCGCGCGGACAGCTCTTCCTCGCGGTGACCGTGCCGCTCGTCCTCGCCCGCATCGTCGTCCACGCCCGCACGGAGTCCGGCGCGCGCCGGCCAGAGCTCGAGGAGGCCACCGCGTGA
- a CDS encoding ABC transporter substrate-binding protein yields the protein MTARPTARLRPTTALLAVAALAGLGGCAAAGADEPDGATGTVTVGTLKGQPHLFAPFLYEDFLPDGMEVEVVQFDTSPDIKNAVVSGNVDFGVTGVPSALSGVAAGQDVVVVAAAADGGSNIVGTTDITSVADLVGRTVGYPQGASQEILLRLTLEEHGVDIEELDLVNLPFSDMANALASGQIDAFASAELGPSIAMLDGAHQIVSPYDTPVGKVNIGLVTTQRLIDSDPELVQAVVDTHIEATEAMLADPEAWSSGVVEQFGLDAAVVDTAIGNIWPRWSLDAEYRAQVEALAEQMHGLGYLDASPTADEVIDPTFVESSTAGS from the coding sequence ATGACCGCACGACCGACCGCACGACTGCGGCCCACCACCGCCCTCCTGGCCGTCGCCGCACTGGCCGGCCTCGGCGGCTGCGCGGCCGCCGGGGCCGACGAGCCCGACGGCGCCACGGGCACCGTCACCGTCGGGACCCTCAAGGGCCAGCCGCACCTGTTCGCCCCGTTCCTGTACGAGGACTTCCTCCCGGACGGCATGGAGGTGGAGGTCGTCCAGTTCGACACCTCCCCCGACATCAAGAACGCCGTGGTCAGCGGCAACGTCGACTTCGGGGTCACGGGTGTGCCGTCCGCGCTCTCCGGTGTCGCGGCGGGCCAGGACGTCGTGGTCGTCGCGGCGGCCGCCGACGGCGGGTCCAACATCGTGGGCACGACGGACATCACCTCGGTCGCCGACCTCGTCGGACGCACCGTGGGCTACCCGCAGGGCGCGTCGCAGGAGATCCTGCTGCGGCTCACGCTCGAGGAGCACGGCGTCGACATCGAGGAGCTCGATCTCGTCAACCTGCCGTTCTCCGACATGGCGAACGCGCTCGCGAGCGGGCAGATCGACGCCTTCGCCAGCGCCGAGCTCGGCCCCTCCATCGCCATGCTCGACGGCGCCCACCAGATCGTCTCCCCCTACGACACGCCCGTCGGCAAGGTGAACATCGGCCTGGTCACCACGCAGCGCCTCATCGACTCGGACCCCGAGCTCGTGCAGGCGGTGGTGGACACGCACATCGAGGCCACCGAGGCGATGCTCGCCGACCCCGAGGCGTGGTCGAGCGGCGTCGTCGAGCAGTTCGGCCTCGACGCCGCCGTGGTCGACACGGCGATCGGCAACATCTGGCCGCGCTGGTCCCTGGACGCCGAGTACCGCGCCCAGGTCGAGGCGCTCGCCGAGCAGATGCACGGGCTCGGCTACCTCGACGCCTCGCCCACCGCCGACGAGGTCATCGACCCGACCTTCGTCGAGTCCTCCACCGCCGGCTCCTGA
- the pulA gene encoding pullulanase-type alpha-1,6-glucosidase, whose product MTSALTASSTRARSAARIGSVLALALTATVVPPGPGSAPATAADRSVALVGDLQSELGCAADWAPDCAATELAPTGEPGRYAAEFEVPAGAWQYKVALDDAWDEAYGADGGGDNTPLVVAGPTRLRVTYDDATHRTGLVPLDLGGAASDADAALVADPVRQPGSAEQFYFVMTDRFANGDPGNDTGGLTGDRLATGFDPTDKGFYQGGDLAGLRAQLDYIEGLGTTAIWLTPSFLNRPVQGTGADASAGYHGYWITDFTQIDPHLGTNAELEALIADAHARGIKVYFDIITNHTADVVDYAEGQYSYVDQATRPYTDAAGTPFDPADHAGTGSFPELDPATSFPYTPVVDPADADLKVPAWLNDPTLYHNRGNSTWAGESVTYGDFDGLDDLMTEHPTVVEGFVEVYQDWVDLGIDGFRIDTVKHVNPEFWEQWTTQVLDYAHAQGKPDFFMFGEVYDADAAKLSPYVRTTDMSSVLDFTFQAAASTYARGTGPQTLRQLFASDDMYTTPTTSSTALPTFLGNHDMGRIGYFVAPQGDGLARSELAHSLMYLTRGQPVVYYGDEQGFAGLGGDKSARQTLFASQTPEYTDQELLTGQALGSVDRYDTGAPLYEHIAGLASARSATPALATGAQLERPVTGPGEGSVYAFSRVDREERVEHLVAVNNAAVPATVTVDTLTPGAGFAALAGSPDDHAAVTAADDGTVELTVPAFGAVVLVADGPVAAGADDLTVAVPSPGAAVTGVAPVAAEVADVWAETSFAYRVVGDEDWTPLGTAEDTTPRVFHDTAGLARGTLVEYRAVSVDAAGDRVAASSFASVGVAVDGAVPDEQPAEGREDLLVTVAGDLDSELGCSADWQPDCTAVALTHRGAGVYSGTFEVPAGDFQYKIAINGTWDENYGAGGVRGGDNVPISVPATQQVTFVYDDATKWFTSSAQGPLLTLPGSFQSEAGCPADWSPDCVVTSLQDPDGDGTFTWTSRPLPAGTYEVKVAHGLTWDENYGAGGAPGGANIAFTASADERVTFTYDLATHVLTVGVVDPPLAGVGTAQAHWLDAGTIAWPAALLPGTDASAQTWRLHHAPDASLEVVDDAVQGGEAIELALDEGGLTAEQLAAFPHLEGFLALSVDAPRAEVEALLRGELLVGQYDAAGAATAITGVQVPGVVDDLFAQDAADRALGATWRSGRPDLALWAPTAQDVDLLLWTPDRRGRLDLDAEPQRVAMDRGADGTWTVRGQKAWADAAYLYEVTVYAPSTDAVEVNRVTDPYSVALTLNSTHSVLVDLDDRDHQPRLWRTADQPEVEPVDQTIYELHVRDFSISDETVPAELRGTYGAFAQEGTAGRQHLRELADAGLTTVHLLPTFDIATIEEDRGAQATPPCDLASFPPDSPEQQACIEQIRAGDGYNWGYDPLHFSAPEGSYARDAHGGARVAEFRTMVGALHDDGLQVVLDQVFNHTAASGQDPKSVLDRVVPGYYHRLDATGQVETSTCCQNLATEHAMTEKLMVDSVVTWARDYKVDGFRFDLMGHHSVQTMQAVREALDALTPRRDGVDGSAVYLYGEGWNFGEVADNRLFTQATQGQLDGTGIGTFSDRLRDAVRGGGPFDEDPRVQGFGSGAFTDPNGAPVNGSQDEQRARLQHQADLVRLGLAGNLEDFAFLASDGTVRTGAELDYNGQPAGYATSPEEVVTYVDAHDNETLFDSLTLKLPQDTPMADRVRMNTLSLATTALSQTPSFWHAGTDLLRSKSLDRNSYDSGDWFNEIDWSGQGTTFGRGLPPAADNEAKWPYQAPLLADPALAPTPADIEAAGDQAQDLLRLRFSTELFRLGDAELIREKVTFPGSGPDAAPGVIAMHVDDTVGRDVDPELDGLLTVFNASDEPAVIALADLAGADYELSPVLAEGSDDVVRQTTWDEASGTVTVPARTVAVLVDGEDGDGPGTPGGGWWQWFWGWIGGWWPPSWWPW is encoded by the coding sequence ATGACCTCGGCCCTCACGGCCTCGTCGACCCGCGCGCGCTCGGCGGCGCGGATCGGCTCCGTCCTCGCGCTCGCCCTCACGGCGACCGTCGTGCCGCCCGGTCCGGGCTCGGCGCCCGCGACCGCCGCGGACCGCTCGGTCGCCCTGGTCGGCGACCTGCAGAGCGAGCTCGGCTGCGCGGCCGACTGGGCGCCGGACTGCGCCGCGACGGAGCTCGCGCCCACGGGCGAACCGGGCCGCTACGCCGCGGAGTTCGAGGTCCCGGCGGGAGCCTGGCAGTACAAGGTCGCGCTCGACGACGCCTGGGACGAGGCGTACGGCGCCGACGGCGGCGGCGACAACACCCCGCTCGTCGTCGCCGGACCGACGCGGCTGCGCGTGACGTACGACGACGCCACGCACCGCACCGGCCTGGTCCCGCTGGACCTGGGAGGCGCGGCCTCGGACGCCGACGCCGCGCTCGTCGCCGACCCGGTGCGCCAGCCGGGCTCGGCCGAGCAGTTCTACTTCGTCATGACGGACCGGTTCGCCAACGGGGACCCGGGCAACGACACGGGAGGGCTCACCGGCGACCGCCTCGCCACGGGGTTCGACCCGACCGACAAGGGCTTCTACCAGGGTGGTGACCTCGCCGGCCTGCGCGCGCAGCTCGACTACATCGAGGGGCTCGGCACGACGGCGATCTGGCTCACGCCGTCCTTCCTCAACCGGCCGGTCCAGGGCACCGGCGCCGACGCCTCGGCCGGCTACCACGGGTACTGGATCACGGACTTCACGCAGATCGACCCGCACCTCGGGACGAACGCGGAGCTCGAGGCCCTCATCGCCGACGCCCACGCGCGGGGCATCAAGGTCTACTTCGACATCATCACGAACCACACGGCCGACGTCGTCGACTACGCCGAGGGGCAGTACTCCTACGTGGACCAGGCGACGCGGCCGTACACCGACGCCGCCGGCACGCCGTTCGACCCCGCCGACCACGCCGGCACGGGGTCGTTCCCCGAGCTCGACCCGGCCACGTCGTTCCCCTACACGCCCGTCGTGGACCCGGCCGACGCCGACCTCAAGGTCCCCGCGTGGCTCAACGACCCGACGCTCTACCACAACCGCGGCAACTCGACCTGGGCGGGGGAGTCCGTCACGTACGGCGACTTCGACGGCCTGGACGACCTCATGACCGAGCACCCGACGGTCGTCGAGGGCTTCGTCGAGGTCTACCAGGACTGGGTGGACCTCGGCATCGACGGCTTCCGGATCGACACGGTCAAGCACGTGAACCCCGAGTTCTGGGAGCAGTGGACCACGCAGGTCCTCGACTACGCCCACGCCCAGGGCAAGCCGGACTTCTTCATGTTCGGCGAGGTGTACGACGCCGACGCGGCCAAGCTCTCGCCGTACGTCCGCACCACCGACATGAGCTCGGTGCTGGACTTCACCTTCCAGGCCGCCGCGTCGACGTATGCCCGCGGCACGGGTCCGCAGACCCTGCGGCAGCTGTTCGCCTCCGACGACATGTACACGACGCCGACGACGAGCTCCACCGCCCTGCCCACGTTCCTCGGCAACCACGACATGGGCCGCATCGGCTACTTCGTCGCCCCGCAGGGCGACGGCCTGGCGCGCTCCGAGCTCGCGCACAGCCTCATGTACCTGACGCGCGGCCAGCCCGTCGTCTACTACGGCGACGAGCAGGGCTTCGCCGGCCTCGGCGGGGACAAGAGCGCGCGGCAGACCCTCTTCGCGTCGCAGACGCCCGAGTACACCGACCAGGAGCTGCTGACGGGGCAGGCCCTGGGTTCCGTCGACCGCTACGACACGGGCGCCCCGCTCTACGAGCACATCGCGGGCCTGGCGTCGGCCCGCAGCGCGACGCCGGCGCTCGCGACCGGCGCGCAGCTCGAGCGGCCCGTCACGGGTCCGGGCGAGGGCTCCGTCTACGCGTTCTCGCGCGTCGACCGCGAGGAGAGGGTCGAGCACCTGGTCGCCGTGAACAACGCCGCGGTGCCCGCGACCGTCACGGTCGACACGCTGACGCCGGGCGCCGGCTTCGCCGCCCTCGCCGGATCGCCGGACGACCACGCGGCCGTCACCGCGGCCGACGACGGCACCGTCGAGCTCACGGTCCCGGCGTTCGGCGCCGTGGTCCTGGTGGCCGACGGCCCGGTCGCTGCGGGGGCGGACGACCTGACGGTCGCCGTCCCCTCCCCGGGCGCGGCCGTCACCGGGGTGGCCCCCGTCGCGGCCGAGGTCGCCGACGTCTGGGCGGAGACCTCCTTCGCGTACCGCGTGGTCGGCGACGAGGACTGGACCCCGCTCGGCACGGCGGAGGACACCACGCCGCGCGTGTTCCACGACACCGCCGGCCTGGCGCGCGGGACGCTCGTCGAGTACCGCGCCGTGAGCGTCGACGCCGCGGGCGACCGCGTGGCGGCCTCGTCCTTCGCGTCCGTGGGCGTCGCCGTCGACGGCGCCGTGCCGGACGAGCAGCCCGCCGAGGGTCGCGAGGACCTGCTCGTCACGGTCGCGGGCGACCTGGACAGCGAGCTCGGCTGCTCGGCCGACTGGCAGCCCGACTGCACCGCCGTCGCCCTGACGCACCGCGGCGCGGGCGTGTACTCCGGCACGTTCGAGGTCCCCGCGGGCGACTTCCAGTACAAGATCGCGATCAACGGCACCTGGGACGAGAACTACGGCGCGGGCGGCGTGCGGGGCGGCGACAACGTGCCGATCTCGGTGCCCGCGACGCAGCAGGTCACGTTCGTCTACGACGACGCCACGAAGTGGTTCACGTCGAGCGCCCAGGGCCCGCTGCTGACGCTGCCCGGCTCCTTCCAGAGCGAGGCGGGCTGCCCGGCGGACTGGTCGCCGGACTGCGTCGTGACCTCCCTGCAGGACCCGGACGGCGACGGCACCTTCACCTGGACCTCGCGTCCGCTGCCCGCGGGCACGTACGAGGTCAAGGTCGCGCACGGCCTGACGTGGGACGAGAACTACGGGGCCGGCGGCGCGCCGGGCGGCGCGAACATCGCCTTCACGGCGTCCGCCGACGAGCGCGTGACCTTCACGTACGACCTCGCCACGCACGTCCTGACGGTCGGCGTCGTCGACCCGCCGCTGGCCGGCGTCGGCACCGCGCAGGCGCACTGGCTCGACGCCGGCACCATCGCGTGGCCCGCGGCGCTCCTGCCGGGGACGGACGCGTCGGCGCAGACGTGGCGCCTGCACCACGCGCCCGACGCGTCGCTCGAGGTGGTCGACGACGCCGTCCAGGGCGGCGAGGCGATCGAGCTCGCGCTCGACGAGGGCGGCCTCACGGCCGAGCAGCTCGCCGCGTTCCCGCACCTCGAGGGCTTCCTCGCGCTGAGCGTGGACGCCCCGCGGGCGGAGGTCGAGGCGCTGCTGCGCGGTGAGCTGCTCGTCGGCCAGTACGACGCCGCCGGCGCGGCGACGGCGATCACGGGCGTCCAGGTCCCGGGCGTGGTGGACGACCTCTTCGCGCAGGACGCGGCCGACCGCGCCCTGGGCGCGACGTGGCGGTCCGGCCGGCCCGACCTGGCCCTGTGGGCACCGACGGCACAGGACGTGGACCTCCTGCTGTGGACCCCGGACCGCCGCGGCCGGCTCGACCTCGACGCCGAGCCGCAGCGGGTCGCGATGGACCGCGGGGCCGACGGCACGTGGACGGTGCGCGGCCAGAAGGCCTGGGCCGACGCGGCCTACCTCTACGAGGTGACCGTCTACGCCCCGAGCACGGACGCGGTCGAGGTCAACCGCGTCACGGACCCGTACTCGGTCGCGCTGACGCTCAACTCGACGCACTCGGTGCTGGTGGACCTGGACGACCGCGACCACCAGCCGCGGCTGTGGCGCACGGCCGACCAGCCCGAGGTCGAGCCCGTCGACCAGACGATCTACGAGCTGCACGTGCGCGACTTCTCGATCAGCGACGAGACCGTCCCCGCGGAGCTCCGGGGCACCTACGGGGCCTTCGCGCAGGAGGGCACGGCGGGCCGGCAGCACCTGCGGGAGCTGGCCGACGCGGGGCTGACGACGGTCCACCTGCTGCCGACGTTCGACATCGCGACGATCGAGGAGGACCGCGGCGCCCAGGCGACGCCGCCGTGCGACCTCGCGTCCTTCCCGCCGGACTCGCCCGAGCAGCAGGCCTGCATCGAGCAGATCCGCGCCGGCGACGGCTACAACTGGGGCTACGACCCGCTGCACTTCAGCGCCCCGGAGGGGTCCTACGCGCGCGACGCCCACGGCGGTGCCCGGGTCGCCGAGTTCCGGACCATGGTCGGCGCCCTGCACGACGACGGCCTCCAGGTCGTCCTGGACCAGGTGTTCAACCACACCGCCGCCAGCGGCCAGGACCCGAAGTCCGTGCTGGACCGCGTGGTGCCCGGCTACTACCACCGGCTGGACGCGACCGGGCAGGTGGAGACGTCGACGTGCTGCCAGAACCTGGCCACCGAGCACGCCATGACCGAGAAGCTCATGGTCGACTCCGTGGTGACGTGGGCCCGCGACTACAAGGTGGACGGCTTCCGCTTCGACCTCATGGGGCACCACAGCGTCCAGACCATGCAGGCCGTGCGCGAGGCGCTCGACGCGCTCACGCCGCGCCGCGACGGCGTCGACGGCTCGGCCGTCTACCTCTACGGCGAGGGCTGGAACTTCGGCGAGGTCGCCGACAACCGTCTGTTCACCCAGGCGACGCAGGGCCAGCTCGACGGCACGGGCATCGGGACCTTCAGCGACCGGCTGCGCGACGCCGTGCGCGGCGGGGGACCGTTCGACGAGGACCCGCGCGTCCAGGGCTTCGGCAGCGGGGCGTTCACCGACCCGAACGGCGCCCCGGTCAACGGCTCGCAGGACGAGCAGCGCGCGCGCCTGCAGCACCAGGCCGACCTCGTCCGGCTCGGCCTCGCGGGCAACCTCGAGGACTTCGCGTTCCTCGCGAGCGACGGCACCGTGCGCACCGGCGCCGAGCTCGACTACAACGGGCAGCCCGCGGGCTACGCGACGTCACCCGAGGAGGTCGTCACCTACGTCGACGCGCACGACAACGAGACGCTCTTCGACTCGCTGACGCTCAAGCTGCCCCAGGACACGCCGATGGCGGACCGCGTGCGCATGAACACGCTGTCCCTCGCGACGACCGCCCTGTCGCAGACGCCGTCGTTCTGGCACGCCGGCACGGACCTGCTGCGCAGCAAGTCCCTGGACCGCAACAGCTACGACTCGGGCGACTGGTTCAACGAGATCGACTGGTCCGGGCAGGGGACGACCTTCGGGCGCGGCCTGCCGCCCGCGGCGGACAACGAGGCGAAGTGGCCCTACCAGGCGCCGCTGCTGGCGGACCCGGCGCTCGCGCCCACGCCCGCGGACATCGAGGCGGCGGGGGACCAGGCGCAGGACCTCCTGCGGCTGCGGTTCTCGACCGAGCTGTTCCGGCTCGGCGACGCGGAGCTCATCCGGGAGAAGGTGACCTTCCCCGGCAGCGGCCCCGACGCCGCTCCCGGCGTCATCGCGATGCACGTGGACGACACGGTCGGCCGGGACGTCGACCCCGAGCTGGACGGCCTGCTGACGGTGTTCAACGCGTCCGACGAGCCCGCCGTGATCGCGCTCGCGGACCTCGCGGGCGCGGACTACGAGCTGTCGCCGGTGCTCGCCGAGGGCAGCGACGACGTCGTGCGTCAGACCACGTGGGACGAGGCCAGCGGCACCGTCACCGTGCCGGCCCGGACCGTCGCCGTCCTCGTCGACGGCGAGGACGGCGACGGTCCGGGCACCCCGGGCGGCGGCTGGTGGCAGTGGTTCTGGGGCTGGATCGGCGGCTGGTGGCCGCCGTCGTGGTGGCCCTGGTGA
- a CDS encoding ABC transporter permease: MTATAPSEAPLAVPAAATTGSPAARAGRPRRPRPARDPRATAAAVALAVPVPVLALVLWKLGVQNAWTLPFGIKMAFVPAPEDVLRRIVDITVGGVFDDAFSGSLWEHLAASTGRVLSGFGLAALCAIPLGVLMGRFRAVFRMLDPLLNVVRPIPVTAWAPLALLIIGFGDRSTIFLVFLAAFFPILLNTIAGVRRVPERLLEAAAMLGTRPAQVLTNVVLPGAMHSIVGGLRIALGLSWVILVVGETVGISTGLGSMITQARDMSKTDLIVAGMVVIGLAGFLADRLLAGLVTLVTRGRPTLS; this comes from the coding sequence ATGACCGCGACCGCTCCGTCCGAGGCACCGCTCGCCGTCCCCGCCGCCGCGACCACGGGCTCGCCCGCGGCGCGGGCGGGGCGGCCGCGCCGGCCCCGCCCCGCCCGCGACCCCCGGGCCACGGCGGCGGCCGTCGCCCTGGCCGTGCCCGTCCCCGTGCTCGCCCTCGTGCTGTGGAAGCTCGGCGTCCAGAACGCCTGGACCCTGCCCTTCGGCATCAAGATGGCCTTCGTCCCGGCCCCCGAGGACGTGCTGCGCCGCATCGTCGACATCACCGTCGGCGGCGTCTTCGACGACGCGTTCAGCGGCTCGCTGTGGGAGCACCTCGCGGCGAGCACGGGACGGGTCCTGTCCGGGTTCGGGCTCGCGGCGCTCTGCGCGATCCCCCTCGGGGTCCTCATGGGGCGCTTCCGTGCCGTGTTCCGCATGCTCGACCCGCTGCTCAACGTCGTCCGACCGATCCCGGTGACGGCGTGGGCGCCCCTCGCGCTGCTCATCATCGGCTTCGGGGACCGCTCGACGATCTTCCTGGTCTTCCTCGCCGCGTTCTTCCCGATCCTGCTCAACACGATCGCGGGCGTGCGCCGAGTCCCGGAGCGGCTGCTCGAGGCCGCGGCGATGCTCGGCACGCGTCCGGCGCAGGTCCTGACCAACGTCGTCCTGCCCGGCGCGATGCACAGCATCGTCGGCGGCCTGCGGATCGCCCTGGGGCTGTCCTGGGTCATCCTCGTCGTCGGGGAGACCGTCGGCATCAGCACCGGCCTGGGGTCGATGATCACCCAGGCGCGGGACATGTCCAAGACCGATCTCATCGTCGCCGGGATGGTCGTCATCGGCCTCGCGGGCTTCCTCGCCGACCGGCTCCTCGCCGGCCTGGTCACGCTCGTCACCCGCGGCCGCCCGACCCTCTCCTAG